In the Leptospira terpstrae serovar Hualin str. LT 11-33 = ATCC 700639 genome, AAATGTTGTTTCGCATTGCACAATTATGGCAGTTCCGACGCAGCCCATACATGAGAGCGTATGACAAGCCCAGAAAGGTCCGATGAAGCAAGACCATACTGACGATAGACGATTTTACCAGACCGGTCAAATACAAGGAGGCATGGAATTCCCTCTACCTGATAAAAATCTGTCATTTTCCAGTCTTTATCTAGTAAGGTGGGATAATTCATTTTCAACCTTTCCCTATCTTTTTTTATTTTTTCTATGGGTTCTGTAGTATCAGTATTGATTCCGCGAAATACAAAATCCGTAGTCGAAACAGAAGCTTTCCACTGGTTGATAGTAGGAACTGCCTTGGCACAAGGTTCACACCAAGTAGCCCAAAAATCCAAAACAACGACTTTGCCTTGAAACGATTCCAATGATTCTTTCCCTCCCGCAAGTGTCGGAAGAGGTTCAGGATAAAAATCACTGACAGGACCTTCTGGTTTACAAAAAAGGAGAGATAGGATAAAGATAAGATAAAAGCTGGATCTAAGGTTCAAAAAAGCCTGGGTCATCATATTTGAATTCACTGATTTATAATTACTTTTCCAATTTTGACGAATGGAATGAATACGTAAAGGGAAACTGGAACGGAAAAGGAATTTCTATGATTCCTTCCACAATCCAACCCTATGAAACCGGGGATGAAACAACCGTTATCTGGAAATCAAACGCAAAAGAAACCAAATCCCATTTCAAACGCGGGAAATCCGAGTTTTCACTGACTTGGTTACTAGAATCAGAAGTCCTCTGCGACAAAATTAAACTTATCGCAAAAGATGCTGATTGGGAATGTGAAATCCAAGCGATGACGAGAGATCGGTTTCATCTCCATGTTCTTCCGATTTCAGATAAGTCGAAAATTCTCTACTCTGGTGTTGTCACCAAAAAAAAGGGATTATTCTCCTTCCTCTAAAACTTTGCGAAATACCTCTTCGGTAATTTTTGCTGCCTTCTCCCAAGTAAACTCATCGATAGACAGTTGTTGTTGTGTTGGATGTTCAAAAAATTTTTTAATGGCTTCGGCCCAAAGTTTTGCATCTTCCTTGGTATGGTAAGGAAGATAAGTGACCCCATCTTTTCCAATTTCATGAAAGGTGGGGATATCCGAAACAATACAATGCAAACCATGGAAAATTGCTTCCACCATAGGAATTCCAAATCCCTCATATTTACTCGCAAAGGCAAATAAACCGGCTCGTTTGTAGAGATGTTGCAGTTCCGAATCGGAAACAGAATCTAGGATATAAATGTCTTTGTATAATGCGCGTTCTTGTAATAATTCTTCTATAAACTCAGGTGATTCCCAACCAATTTTTCCGACGATCACCCAAGGGCGGTAATGATGGGGGTCAAGTTTACGATATTCACGAAAAACATTGAGTAAAAAAGGATAGTTTTTTCTTGGCTCAATCGTAGATACAGACAAAAGAAAATCAGTTCCTAAATCTTTCACTCTAACAGAAACTTTAGTTTCCAAAAGTTTTGTCATCTCCGTTTGATTCACTCCTGGATAAGACACACCCGTTTGATCTTCGGGGTATCCAAACTTACGACACATATCATCACTTGTTTGTTTGGAAATCGATAAAATGAAACTGGATCGCCTAACAGAGTAACTTTGAAATAACCTTTGTTGGATTTTAGCAATCCACCGCATAGTTTCTGGGTATAAATATAATACTAAATCACAGTAAGTTAAAACAGCTCTTAAACTCCTTGGCAAAAAAGGAGGCAAAACTTGTTGGGAACCCCAAAACAAATCGAGTCTGTTTTTTAATAAATAAAGCGGAATGTAGAGATTGTAATACAAACCTCCCTTCCATTTCAAAAATCCGCCTCCCGGTACAAAGCTAACATTGGGTAGATCCAAAACAGCCTTATGGTCTTCATGTATGGGTAAATGTGAGAATAAAAAGAAATCATATTCCTCTTTATGAGGGAATGCTTTTAAAGTTTCGGCAATGAGCCTACCTACTCCGGATACCCTTGTCGACAATGGCCTTGCATCTAATCCAATCCGTTTGGTCCTTACCATCGTTCTTTTACCTTTAGAGATAATTGATGGAAATCAATTTTAGATTCCAAATAATTGACAGCTGTTTTTTTCCCAGCAACTAAACCAAATGAAAGAGTTTGTGCTTGGTTGAATTGATATCCTTTGTCTTTCAATGGAAAACAAATAAAATTTTCTTCATCCAATAGAGCGATTCCCCCACAAATATCCCATTCATTCTTTGGTTTTAAAGATACAATGAGGTCAATAAAACCTGCAGAGAGTAGTCCTAATTTATAGGCAATACTGCCCATGGAACGAATTTCAAAATCTTCATGCCAAAAGGCATCTGAAAATAAACCTTCTTTCATTTCCGATAAGGAGACAAGTAATATCGGTTTTGCTGCAACCGGCTTTGACTCCTCTAGCGGGTGTAATACGGAACTACTTTCAACAACTAAGGTTCTAAAATTTTCTTCCGTTGCAAATGGAGGTTGTAACTTTGCAAAAAAAGTATTTCGATTTTTGGAAAAAAACTCACCTGTAGCTGGATTAAAGATCACTCCCCAAATCGCTTCTCCGTTTCGAACAAGACCCAAACTTAAGGCAAACTGATCATTCTTTTTAACAAATTCGCGAGTTCCATCAATGGGATCTAAAATCCAAACCCATTCCTTGTCCAAACGTCTATTTGTATCCGTTTTTTCCTCTGACAAAAAGCCATGACTAGGAAATCTTGCAGAGATTTTTTCAAAAAGGTACTCACTTGCAAATAAATCCGCTTCTGTTACTGGATCGTTCCCACCTTTGTCACGAATTTGAAAGTCCGTTTTATAAATGGAAAGGATTGAGTCTCCAACTGATAATACCCACCGCCAAACGTCCCTGAAATCTCTTTCTTCCATTCAGTCCTTATAGGAAATCTAATTCTTTTTTTCTTCTTTATGAGCGTTTGAACCTAAATCCAAACCTTCCGGTTTTTCTAATACAATTTCTTCTGAAGGAGAAGTAACATATGTCTCGGGATCAACAGGAAATAGGTATTGAAAATAATAGTTTTTATATTTAACAAAAAATGTATTTGTTCCTTCTGGACGTTCCGTCTGTAAATCTTGGAATTTAAGTTCTTTTAGATCTTTTTTTGGATTTGCTAATCGTTTGGAAAGTGTACTACGAACTGAACTAACCATATTGGTTTCAAAATTCTTTTTTTTCTGCTCTTCCGTTAATTTTGGATTTCGAAGGTAATCTTCTAGTTTAGTAAACTCTTCCGCCAAACCGGAGTTTTGCTGTGCAAAAATAACCGTTACCGGAAACAATATAATTATACTTAATATCCAAAATCGTTTCATAGTCATTCCTCTTCTAGTTCATGAAATTATCTCTAATGGTGTGTATGCCAATAAGAATTTTTTATCCAAATGAGAACCAAATCTCACTTCTACCTTACGGTTATCTCCTGATCCTGAAATCGTTAAGATCCGCCCCTCCCCGTAAACTTTATGACGTACTTTTGTCCCCACTTGGAAATTTCCATCCCCTGTCTTTGCAAGAACCGTTTCGAATTTTTCTTCCGATTTTTGAAATCTTTCGGCTCTTGGAGTAAATTCAGGCCTGCGCACCCCATAACGGTTTTCGGTAAACTCACCCTCCACAAATTCGCTAGGAAGTTCTTCCAAAAATTGAGAAGGCAGTCGGGCTTCGATTTCTCCAAACTTACGGGTGAACCGAGAAAAACTTATCTCTAAATTCTTTCGCGCCCGAGTGATGGCAACATAGGCAAGCCTTCTTTCTTCTTCCAATCCATCCGCAGAATCTATAGATAAAAAATGGGGAAAGGTCCCTTCCTCCATACCTGCCATAAATACATGATAGAATTCTAAACCTTTGGCATTATGAACAGTCATAAGGATTACATAGTCAGGTAAGTCCTTGGTATTGTCTTCGCTTGTAATCAGAGAGATGTTTCCTAAATATTCTTCAAGCGTAGCCTCAGGATTGTTTTCTTCAAATTCTTTGAGGGCATTTACAAATTCATTTAAGTTGGAAAGCCGGGAAAAAGAATCTTCTGTACCTTCATTTTCCAAAAATTCCCTGTATCCAGAATGTTCTAAAACATCATAAGCAATTTCCGATGGAGTTTTTCTACCAAGATCCTCCATCGCAGAGTCAAACATTCGATACAAAGAAGCTAACTTTTGCAAGGTTCCCTTTTTGATTTCAGGTATGGACTTACCCAAACATTCAAACAACGAGAGGCCTTCATTAACGGAATATGATAATAACCGACTGACAGTGGTGTCTCCAATTCCTCGTGGAGGTGAGTTGATGATACGAAGAAGAGAAGTTGAATCCACAGGATTGACCACAACGGAAAGGTAAGCAATTAAATCTTTTACCTCTTTTCTATCAAAGAACCGAAACCCACCAAATATCTTATAAGGAATTGCTTTTTTTCGGAGAGCCTCTTCAAAGTATCGGGACTGGGAATTGGTTCTATAAAATACTGCAAAATTAGAATACTTCTGGCCCTTTCTCACTCCAACTTGAATTTTTTGGACAATTCCCTCTGCTTCTTCCAATTCATTTTGATAAGAGGTGAGTTTGATTTTATCACCCATTGGATTTTCTGTTCGAAGAGTTTTATTTGTTCTTTGTTTGTTATTAGAGATTAATGCGGCAGCTGTTTCAATAATAGTTTTAGTAGAACGATAATTCTCTTCTAATTTGACAACGACTGCATCTGGATAATCTTTTTTAAAATTTAGAATATTAGAAATATCAGCTCCACGCCATGAATATATGGACTGATCATCATCTCCCACTACACAAAGGTTTTTGTGAAATGACGAAAGTGATTGTACCAAATGGTATTGGATTTTATTTGTATCCTGGTATTCATCTACCATGATGTATTTCCAAAGCCTTTGGTATTTTTCCAAAATCACTGGAAAATCACGAAACAAAATAACGGTTTTTAGAATAAGATCTCCGAAATCCAAAGCATTTCTTAAATCTTTTCGTTTTTCATATTCTAAAAATACGGAAGCGATGGTTTTTGTATAGGAATCATCTGCTTTCTTTTTGGCATATTCGTCTGCCGTCATAAAAGAATCTTTTGCAGCAGAGAAAGTATTGGCAAGACTTGAAGGTCGAAACTCTTTTGTATCCATATCTTTGGATTTTAAAATTTCTTTGATTAGCGACTCTTGCATATCACTGTCATAGACTGTGAAATTATTCCCAAGTCCCAAAACCTTACCTTCTCTACGTAGTAAATACAAACAAAGAGAGTGAAAAGTCCGAACAAAAGGTTCTCCATTCCCTTCAGGTAACAAACTTCTGCAACGGATACGCATCTCTTCTGCTGCTTTGTTGGTAAAAGTGACAGCAAGAATTTGATTTGGATAAACTTTATGGTTTAAGATGAGGTTTGCGATTCTGTAAGTAATTACACGAGTTTTACCTGAACCCGCACCTGCCAAAATCAGAAGTGGTCCGTCTACTGATTCGACAGCTCGTTTTTGCTCGGAATTGAGTCCAACTAACTCCACTTAGAATCGCATATCCCCAATACCAAAAACGAATTGAAAGCTATTATTGTCCGGATACAATCCAAAAGGCCGTTCTTCTACCCCAGTATACCGAATTCTTTGTGCAAAATACAATCGAAGCGGCAATACTGGAATTTGAATTCGAAGTCCAAAACCCCAAGAAAATCGAAAATTAGACATTGATAAGTTTTTGCTAGAAAGGACTAAATTCCCCGGATCATTGACAACCAAAGGTGAGTCTGGAATTTTTTGGCCAAAGGAATTATAATTTTCATAAAGGTAAGTTTCCACTGGTTCAGAATATCTTTGTGCTTGGACCAAAGAATCATAGTTCTTAAAGAACTCTTTTCTTTCCCCCACTGCTCTGTTGATTTGTTCATACATAGCGCCTGCATCGAAGAACACAACAAACCAGAGTAACGAAGGTTCGATGGGGAAACGGAGCTCTGAAGTAAACAAAACCCGGCTGGAGGCACCATTTTTCCATTCATCAGGATAGTATTTATCATCAAAAAACCAACCACGAAGAGATTCATATCCTCCGAGGAACAACCGGTCCTGAACTTGAATGTAGGGGATCCGTTCTTTATCCTGATTTTTATACTTAGGTGTCCTTTCAAATGTAAACACAGATGAAGTTCGGAATTGTTGGACCACACGCCATCGCCTAAGAGCATTTTTGCGGATGAGACCAAAGAATGTATAATCGAACCAGGTATGATAGTATTCTAAAATAGGACTAAACTGATCGAAATGTGACTCTCCCCCTAGGAACTGGCCCACGTTATCCACAGAGAAAATTAAATTAAAACCTTGGGTCGAATTGAATACGTTATCCCTACTATCATAAGCAATACCATTGGTAAGTTGGGAACGAAATTGCCATCCGCGATCTACTTCAGCTAGTACCTGATCAGATACGAGTGATGTTGGCCGAGTTGATGCAAAAAAGGATGGAGAATAACGATGGAAGTGTGTCCAGTTGATTAGGAATCTATGACCAAGTCCTGCACTGACACCGACCCCAGCACGTTCGTATGAAGCAACTTCCTTAATCCCTTGGTTGTTGTTCTCTGTAATAGAAGTGGCACCCACAAACAAAGTTCGGGAAGAATAAAATGCGGAAAGCGTAAGCGACCAAGGTTTGTCCATAAACCATGGTTCTGTCCAAGAAATTTGCAAATAACGACGGATAGGTCCAAATTCCACACGACCGGTAATTTGTTGCCCCGATCCATTCAGGTTATTTTCACCTAACTGAGTAAAGATGGAAAATCCAGTGATCGTTCCATAACCTCCTCCCATGGAGACAGTTCCAGTAGGCTGTTCCACAAGTTCAATGATTAGGTTCATTTTGGTTTCATCAGAACCAGGTCTCATATTAAAGTTTACTTCTTTAAAATAACCTAAGTTAAAAATACGTTCCCTTGACCTATTGACAAGAGTTGAATTAAAAAGATCACCTGGTTTAAATAAAAGTTCTCTTCGAACTACCCGGTCTTGTGTTTTTTTATTTCCCTTAATAATGATGTTTTCGATAAAAGCTAAGTTGTTTTCACGAATCGTAAAATCTACGTGAATGAATTTTTTTCCTCTTAACTTCGGTTCATCATCATATATCTTTCGTAATTTAGCTACATTTAGACGACTATATTCTTCATTACAATCTACAGTAGCATCAGAACTTCCACGTTTATCACAATTTTCATAACGAGACAAAGATGCATCACTTAACTCAATCACTTTCCGACGCGGAATGACCTGAGCAAACAAATACCCTTTGGCAGAATAAGCTTCGTTAATGGAAGCCCTGTCCTTTTGGAATTTTGTTTCATCAAAAACTTCCCCTACATCGGCAGGAGCAAATTCAAACTGATCCTCTAAAAATTTGACTGGGTAAACCGGAGACCATTCCTCTTTGGGAGTGCCGATAGGATTGTTTTCTTTGTTTAAAAATTGTGGCATTCCATTTGGTGCAATGGTCATGTCATGGTTTGTCGTATATCCATTATAAAAATATTGTTCGCCTTCGCTAATCTTAAAATTAACGATCACAACACGTTTGTCTTTCTTCTGAGGATTTTCCCAGCGAATTTCCCAATTGGTTCCTTCATTACTGAGTTCTGCATCGACATATCCTCTGGATTTTAAATAAGCAGATATTTTTTGTTTATCAGATTCAAAAGCAGATTCTTTAAACACACCAGATTCAATAATTCCACTTTCCTTTAAATCCATGATACCTTGGATATCATAAGTATCAATTTCACTATTACCGAATATATTGATTTTACTAACGGGAATTTCTTCCCCTTCATCAATGATAAATTTAACTTTAACTGTGTTCGTATCTGGATTTACTGGTTCTGTTTCAAAACGAACGTAAGCGAGAAAAAAACCTTCATCTCGATATTTCTTTAAAATAACTTCTTTAGAAAGGGTTACTTTCTTCGGAGTGATCACTTCATTTTCCTTTAACGGGATCTTATCTCGTAAATCTGAAGGGAAAACTTCATCAGCCCCGATAAAATCTATATCCTTTACCCGAGGTCTTTCTTTCACTACAACAAGGATCTTTACGCCTTCTCCATCCATTTCTCCTTGGATGTCAATATGGTAAAAGAATCCAGAAACAAAAAGAGCACGCATGTCCGCATTCAAAAGCCCTTGGGATAACTGCATTCCAGGACGCATGTCCATTAAATCCAAAATGTCGTCTGAGGAAGTATTGATATTCCCTTTGAACTCAACTTTGGTAATCACTTTATCTAAGTATACAGAACGATTCGACCAAAGGGATACCCATTCTGCCGAAACTAGCAAAAGCAGAGATAAGACAAATAGGCTAATGAATTTTATTGTTTTTCGAATATTCAAAAAATCACTTAGTTGTGCCCTTTACCATTGCTAAGTTAAAGCGACTAACACCTGCAGCATTGACTGCATCGATTACCTTAACTACAACTTGGTAGGACGCACCACCATCTCCACGAATAATGACTTTGTTTTTTTTAGGATCTCTTTCTTTTTCAGGACCAAGGAACCCATTTATTTTTTCTGTTAGACCTTCTAGCGGAACAGGTTCCGAACTTTGGTCTAAATAAATTTTCCCTTGTTTATCTACAGTGATGACTAACTCATCTTTTTGTTTTTCTTTTGCTACGCTGGAAGAACGAGGTAACTCTACTTTCAAAGCAGTGTTCTTTTCCAAAGTAGCATTCATCAAAAAGTAAATCACTATAAAGGAGATAACATCGATGAGAGGTGCAAGTTCGATATTATTAAATGATTTTTGCGTTTTGCGAAATTTCATTTCGTTTGTTTATTTGTTTAGGTGTGGTAACACCAAATCCGTTACGTTTTCCATTTCCGTAATTCTTTCCTCTTTCATTCGAGAGAAAAGATTATAAAAAATGTAAGCGGGGATTGCAATTCCAAGACCCATAGCAGTGGTAATCAATGCTTCAGAAATCCCAACTTCTGCACCTTGTGTCCCTGCACCCTCCGCAAAGGAACGAACAATTCCAATGACTGTTCCGAGAACTCCAAGTAAAGGGGCTATGGTGGCAATGGTTCCAAGACCAGTCAAATATCGTTCCATTAAATAAATTTGACGGAATCCTTCTTGGCGGATGTCTTCTTCCCAAAACTCAATTCCACGGCGTTTGAGTTCAAATGCCATACGAAGGAGAACTGCGGCAGGTGATTGTACATCTTGACCTAACACATCTTTTGCTTCATCCCATTTTTGTTCACGAGCCAGTTCACGAACTCTTTTGAAATGGTCTTGAGGGATCGCTTTTAGTTTCCAGTAATAAACAAGTCGTTCCACGATGATGGTAAAACCAACGATGGATACAAAGATGATTAAAATGGGAATGGTTTGCGGAGGAACCGAGGAAATGATTGAATCTGATTTGGCGAAAGGAAAAAACATGAATGGGACCCCATTGAAGGATTACGAATAGAGTTTTCAGTCTTCCCTTTTTCGCCAAATACTATTTTTACGACTCTACCCTGCTTTTTTCATTAGTAAATCTGTCGCTGCCTTCAGCACCGCAGAGGTCATTTGTTTGCCACCAATCATTCGAGCGAGCTCCCGTTTCCTTTCCTCAAAGTCAAGAATGGAAGCAATTGACACCGTCCTCCCACCTTCTTGGCGTTTTTCGATCTTAATTTGATGGTCCCCAGAGGCTGCTACCTGCTGAGTGTGTGTGATCAGAAGGATTTGCGAGTTTCGTGCTAGTTTTTTAAGCTTTGTTGCCATTGCTTCCGCTGCTTCCCCCCCCAGACCAGTGTCGACCTCATCCAAAACCAACATTTGAGGAGAGGGCGCCTGTTTTCCAAGAACACTCCGAAGAGCAAGCATCACCCGTGATAACTCCCCACCAGAAGCCACTTTACGGAGTGGGCGCGGCTTTTCTCCTGGATTGGCACTAAAATAGAATTCAATCTGGTCTAAACCAGATTCGGAAAGAAAATAAGATTTGGACCCTTCTTCCACTTCCCCTTCAGGATTTTCTTCCCAACGAAGAACCACTTGCAGTTTTCCACCTTCTAGTCCCAAATCAGCCATCTCTTTTTGGACATCCTCTTCAAACTGTGAGATAACATTGCGACGCAATTTGGAAAGTTGAAACCCAAGTTCTTTCATTTCGGTCAGACATTGGTCTTTTTTGATCCGTAAAAAATCTTCATCCCCAGCTTGTTCATTCCAACGATCAAGCTCCGATTTTTTCTCTTCGAGTAAAAGATTGATCTCGGCCAAACTGACATTGTATTTTTTCTTTAATTTCTTTATATCTTGGAGTCTGGACTGAACCATATCCAATCTTTCTGGACTAAAAAAAAGTTC is a window encoding:
- a CDS encoding BamA/OMP85 family outer membrane protein — translated: MNIRKTIKFISLFVLSLLLLVSAEWVSLWSNRSVYLDKVITKVEFKGNINTSSDDILDLMDMRPGMQLSQGLLNADMRALFVSGFFYHIDIQGEMDGEGVKILVVVKERPRVKDIDFIGADEVFPSDLRDKIPLKENEVITPKKVTLSKEVILKKYRDEGFFLAYVRFETEPVNPDTNTVKVKFIIDEGEEIPVSKINIFGNSEIDTYDIQGIMDLKESGIIESGVFKESAFESDKQKISAYLKSRGYVDAELSNEGTNWEIRWENPQKKDKRVVIVNFKISEGEQYFYNGYTTNHDMTIAPNGMPQFLNKENNPIGTPKEEWSPVYPVKFLEDQFEFAPADVGEVFDETKFQKDRASINEAYSAKGYLFAQVIPRRKVIELSDASLSRYENCDKRGSSDATVDCNEEYSRLNVAKLRKIYDDEPKLRGKKFIHVDFTIRENNLAFIENIIIKGNKKTQDRVVRRELLFKPGDLFNSTLVNRSRERIFNLGYFKEVNFNMRPGSDETKMNLIIELVEQPTGTVSMGGGYGTITGFSIFTQLGENNLNGSGQQITGRVEFGPIRRYLQISWTEPWFMDKPWSLTLSAFYSSRTLFVGATSITENNNQGIKEVASYERAGVGVSAGLGHRFLINWTHFHRYSPSFFASTRPTSLVSDQVLAEVDRGWQFRSQLTNGIAYDSRDNVFNSTQGFNLIFSVDNVGQFLGGESHFDQFSPILEYYHTWFDYTFFGLIRKNALRRWRVVQQFRTSSVFTFERTPKYKNQDKERIPYIQVQDRLFLGGYESLRGWFFDDKYYPDEWKNGASSRVLFTSELRFPIEPSLLWFVVFFDAGAMYEQINRAVGERKEFFKNYDSLVQAQRYSEPVETYLYENYNSFGQKIPDSPLVVNDPGNLVLSSKNLSMSNFRFSWGFGLRIQIPVLPLRLYFAQRIRYTGVEERPFGLYPDNNSFQFVFGIGDMRF
- a CDS encoding 3'(2'),5'-bisphosphate nucleotidase CysQ family protein, which codes for MEERDFRDVWRWVLSVGDSILSIYKTDFQIRDKGGNDPVTEADLFASEYLFEKISARFPSHGFLSEEKTDTNRRLDKEWVWILDPIDGTREFVKKNDQFALSLGLVRNGEAIWGVIFNPATGEFFSKNRNTFFAKLQPPFATEENFRTLVVESSSVLHPLEESKPVAAKPILLVSLSEMKEGLFSDAFWHEDFEIRSMGSIAYKLGLLSAGFIDLIVSLKPKNEWDICGGIALLDEENFICFPLKDKGYQFNQAQTLSFGLVAGKKTAVNYLESKIDFHQLSLKVKERW
- a CDS encoding TlpA family protein disulfide reductase, which codes for MMTQAFLNLRSSFYLIFILSLLFCKPEGPVSDFYPEPLPTLAGGKESLESFQGKVVVLDFWATWCEPCAKAVPTINQWKASVSTTDFVFRGINTDTTEPIEKIKKDRERLKMNYPTLLDKDWKMTDFYQVEGIPCLLVFDRSGKIVYRQYGLASSDLSGLVIRSHVWAASELP
- a CDS encoding MotA/TolQ/ExbB proton channel family protein; this translates as MFFPFAKSDSIISSVPPQTIPILIIFVSIVGFTIIVERLVYYWKLKAIPQDHFKRVRELAREQKWDEAKDVLGQDVQSPAAVLLRMAFELKRRGIEFWEEDIRQEGFRQIYLMERYLTGLGTIATIAPLLGVLGTVIGIVRSFAEGAGTQGAEVGISEALITTAMGLGIAIPAYIFYNLFSRMKEERITEMENVTDLVLPHLNK
- a CDS encoding glycosyltransferase family 4 protein codes for the protein MVRTKRIGLDARPLSTRVSGVGRLIAETLKAFPHKEEYDFFLFSHLPIHEDHKAVLDLPNVSFVPGGGFLKWKGGLYYNLYIPLYLLKNRLDLFWGSQQVLPPFLPRSLRAVLTYCDLVLYLYPETMRWIAKIQQRLFQSYSVRRSSFILSISKQTSDDMCRKFGYPEDQTGVSYPGVNQTEMTKLLETKVSVRVKDLGTDFLLSVSTIEPRKNYPFLLNVFREYRKLDPHHYRPWVIVGKIGWESPEFIEELLQERALYKDIYILDSVSDSELQHLYKRAGLFAFASKYEGFGIPMVEAIFHGLHCIVSDIPTFHEIGKDGVTYLPYHTKEDAKLWAEAIKKFFEHPTQQQLSIDEFTWEKAAKITEEVFRKVLEEGE
- a CDS encoding ATP-dependent helicase is translated as MELVGLNSEQKRAVESVDGPLLILAGAGSGKTRVITYRIANLILNHKVYPNQILAVTFTNKAAEEMRIRCRSLLPEGNGEPFVRTFHSLCLYLLRREGKVLGLGNNFTVYDSDMQESLIKEILKSKDMDTKEFRPSSLANTFSAAKDSFMTADEYAKKKADDSYTKTIASVFLEYEKRKDLRNALDFGDLILKTVILFRDFPVILEKYQRLWKYIMVDEYQDTNKIQYHLVQSLSSFHKNLCVVGDDDQSIYSWRGADISNILNFKKDYPDAVVVKLEENYRSTKTIIETAAALISNNKQRTNKTLRTENPMGDKIKLTSYQNELEEAEGIVQKIQVGVRKGQKYSNFAVFYRTNSQSRYFEEALRKKAIPYKIFGGFRFFDRKEVKDLIAYLSVVVNPVDSTSLLRIINSPPRGIGDTTVSRLLSYSVNEGLSLFECLGKSIPEIKKGTLQKLASLYRMFDSAMEDLGRKTPSEIAYDVLEHSGYREFLENEGTEDSFSRLSNLNEFVNALKEFEENNPEATLEEYLGNISLITSEDNTKDLPDYVILMTVHNAKGLEFYHVFMAGMEEGTFPHFLSIDSADGLEEERRLAYVAITRARKNLEISFSRFTRKFGEIEARLPSQFLEELPSEFVEGEFTENRYGVRRPEFTPRAERFQKSEEKFETVLAKTGDGNFQVGTKVRHKVYGEGRILTISGSGDNRKVEVRFGSHLDKKFLLAYTPLEIIS
- a CDS encoding LIC11625 family surface-exposed protein; this translates as MKRFWILSIIILFPVTVIFAQQNSGLAEEFTKLEDYLRNPKLTEEQKKKNFETNMVSSVRSTLSKRLANPKKDLKELKFQDLQTERPEGTNTFFVKYKNYYFQYLFPVDPETYVTSPSEEIVLEKPEGLDLGSNAHKEEKKN
- a CDS encoding ExbD/TolR family protein, with translation MKFRKTQKSFNNIELAPLIDVISFIVIYFLMNATLEKNTALKVELPRSSSVAKEKQKDELVITVDKQGKIYLDQSSEPVPLEGLTEKINGFLGPEKERDPKKNKVIIRGDGGASYQVVVKVIDAVNAAGVSRFNLAMVKGTTK